The genomic DNA GTGAAAGAAACATTTGACAACCGGAATGGCCGCATCAAACACATAATCCCAGTCTTGACCTGCGGTTGAGATGAATATGCCCCATCGCTTCCCAATCCGTTCAGGAGGGACGACCGGGAGTTTGAGCACATATTTTCTGGATCTGAAAACCTGTGCCCGATCAACGAGTGCTTTAGCCTGGGCACAGATGCTCATGCAGTAGATGGGTGCGGACAGGATGATACAGTCTGCCTCAAGAATCTGGTCATGAAGAAGATCCATACCATCATGATTGACACAGGCGTTGAGTTTTTCACAGGCATTACACCCGCGACAGGGAGCAATATCTGCATCACTCAGGACGACCTTCGTAACACGAACATCCGGGTCCTGTCCCATCTCATCAAGAATCCAGTCAAGGAGTATCTCAGAATTGCCATGTCGCCGGGGACTTCCAGCAATGGCGAGCACTCGGATAGGTGTCATAAAAATTTTTTAGAGGTTTTTAAAGCAGAGATACCAGTCCTTACACTCATATCCCTGGGAAAGACGGACCTTTGCATCTTCCATGGTTGCGGGGGCCGGGACGACGACCTTCTCACCAGGCTGCCAGTTTGCCGGGGTAGCAACGCCAGCCTTATCTGTTGTCTGAAGTGCCTTGACCAGCCTGATGATCTCGGGAATATACCGGCCATTGCTGAGGGGATAATAGATCATAGCCCGTAAAATACCCTTGTCGTCGATGAAGAATACCGCCCTGACTGCAGCAGTCGAGCTCTGACCAGGATGGATCATCCCGTATTTTGAGGCCACATTCATATCAAGGTCAGCAATAATCGGGAACGGAATCTCAACTCCCATCTTTTCCTTGACATTCATGACCCATGCCAGGTGGGAATGGACACTGTCGATGGAAAGACCGATCAGCTGAACATTGAGTGCTTTAAACTCAGCTTCAGCCTGTGAAAATGCAATAAATTCAGTAGTACAGACCGGTGTAAAGTCTGCCGGATGGGAAAAGAGCACTACCCATTTCCCCTTCAGGTCGGAGAGTTTTAATTTTCCATGGGTTGTTACCGCTTCAAAATCCGGTGCAGGCTCACCAAGGATGGGAAATCCCACCCCGTCACATTCGCACTCTTCTTCATAACACATAAACAATCACATTATCT from Methanospirillum hungatei JF-1 includes the following:
- a CDS encoding flavodoxin family protein, producing MTPIRVLAIAGSPRRHGNSEILLDWILDEMGQDPDVRVTKVVLSDADIAPCRGCNACEKLNACVNHDGMDLLHDQILEADCIILSAPIYCMSICAQAKALVDRAQVFRSRKYVLKLPVVPPERIGKRWGIFISTAGQDWDYVFDAAIPVVKCFFHVIEVKNRDLSYLMIRHVDEKGAVMSHPTARGDALSLSRSVLETMKERLT
- a CDS encoding peroxiredoxin gives rise to the protein MCYEEECECDGVGFPILGEPAPDFEAVTTHGKLKLSDLKGKWVVLFSHPADFTPVCTTEFIAFSQAEAEFKALNVQLIGLSIDSVHSHLAWVMNVKEKMGVEIPFPIIADLDMNVASKYGMIHPGQSSTAAVRAVFFIDDKGILRAMIYYPLSNGRYIPEIIRLVKALQTTDKAGVATPANWQPGEKVVVPAPATMEDAKVRLSQGYECKDWYLCFKNL